Within Mucilaginibacter inviolabilis, the genomic segment CATGGCGCTGTTGCGGTAAAGGCTCAGAATATTCCCATTCTGATCATAGCTGATCCTATCTTCGTCCCAGCCATGGGTGGTGGTAAAGGCCCCGGTGCTGGCCGTGGTACGCTCGGCGTATATGGCTGCCGTATCCCGGTTCAGCGCATCATAGTAATAACGAAAAGCCCGCTCATAACTGTTGGTACCACCGCCATCCTTGCTCATCCATTTAACCGCCGAAACTTTGCCATTGTAATAAGCTGTATTACCCAGGTTAGCATCGGTCTGATCATACAGCAACTGTAAACCAAATACATCGTTAGCATCGCTGTTGGTTACCCCGGCATCATTGCTCAGTTTGCTGTTATTGATACTCAGCAACTGTCCCCGGATATTATACCGCATATCCACATTTTGCAGATAAGTGCTACCGCTAACCTGACCCAAACCTTTTTTAATCACTTGCCCCAATTCGTTATACGTGTAAGCGGCTACTACCGAAGAACTACCGCCATTATACGCCTGGCTGACCGAAGTAATCCGGTTCCGGTGATCATAGGTAAAACTGGTCTGTACCGTTATGGTAGTGCTTGCCCCGGTCTGCTTGGAGACTTTTGTCACCTGCGGTACACCTGTAAAATCGGGCACGGTGGTGCTTTTGTCTGTCAGGGTTAGTATGTTGGTAAAGTTCAGATGGTTATTACTCTGTGTTTGTATCGGGTTTCCTCTTTTATCATAAAAAGTGGCCCTGGTCATCCAGGTGCCGGCCACGATACCTGGTCCGATATCGAACATCAGCGTCATTGTGGGCATATCTTTTACCGCTGCTGTGGTCGCAGTGCCTTCACCGGGCAGACCCTGGGCCGAATAGCTGAAATTAGGTGTACCATCCATATCGATGTCATAATCATCGTAGTAGGCATAAGCCAGGGCAAATGTATTGCTTGTTGGAAAAGCCACATTGGTGTAATAACCCGTTGAAAGAACGGTGGAACGGCTCTCGTACCAATTGGTACCATAGTTGGCACTGACCCAGGCCTGCATAGCTACCCTGCCGATATGTGTGGCATCGGCATAAATACCCTGGCTCACCATCCGCCCTTTGACATCGTATTTGATGTAATTCCACTGGTTGTTTATCCGCATGTTCGAATCCTGCAGCAATACGGGACGGTTATAGGGATCATAAATGGTCAATACCTTGCTCTGGGCCGGCACTGTTTTTTCTACCAGGCGGCCCATGTTGTCATATACATAATGGAACACCAAATTGATGAGGGGCGCCGTAGTCAGGTTATAACTGTTAGCTGCCAGTTTGTTTACCGCAAGCGGGGGAATGGTATAGCTCAGCATTCCCGCGTAGTTATACACGTAATAAGTATCGAGATTACCACTAGAGAGAACCTGACGTTTTAAAATAACACGACCGGCTATATCGGTAAAGCTCACTGTTTCGGTATTATCTTCGTCTTTGCCATCGGTCACGGCCAGTGTATTATTGGCATAATAGGTGCCTGCGGTAAAACTACCATCAGGGTTCCAGACCAGAATATTACCATCACTGGCACTGTTAAAACGGTAGCTGACCGTTTTGTAATGATTCCCGCTTACAGTCGGCTGAAAGCCGTTCCCGGCCATACCGGACTGCAGTACACGTTGCAAAGGGCTGTTTTCAAACACCTGCTGGGCATAAGGAGAAGCATCGGTAGCAATCAAATATTGCGAGGTCTGGTTATAAAAATTTGGCTGCGCAGTACTGATCGCCGTGGAGCGGTAACTGCCGGCGGTATCTGTACTATTACCCGCATAAGGCAGGTAGCCGATCGTTTGTCTTCCCAGGTTATCATAGGCGACCGGCTGGATAATATCATTCTGATTGGGGCTAGCCTGTACAGCTACCGACTGAAGCGGACGGCCCATGCCATCATAATATACCCTGGTGGTTTGCTTTTGGCTAAGGGTTAGCGCCGATAGTTGGGCATCAGTCGTTACACCGGCGACTTTTACGACTTCCTGCTGGATAAACCCTATACCCTGGGCCACGGCCTGTAGGCAACCGGCAGTCAAAATTAACGTGAACAGGGTCAGGTATATTTTTTTATTCATGTGATGATGAATATTAGGTTTTACTGTTTTGATGATCGTTAATACTACTTATTGTCCGTAGGTACAACTGGTATTATCCGTTTTGAAATTGATGGTGTGACCGGCAATAAAATTGAAAGAAAAACTATAACCCGTTGAATTCCCTGCACTGCTGTAAGTAAAGCAACCGCCATTGCTCGTATTGTTTTGGTCTATATAGCCCACATATTTCCACCCTTTTCCCGTGTCCGGGTTGTATAATCCACCCACTGTGTATATCGTTACATTGTAAGTACCCGCGGCAATGCTAGCCCCGTTCAACTGGCCTGTATTAAAAGTGTAAGTATTAGAGCTGTTGCTTAGCGTAACACTACTGATACCCCCACCGGTTGTATTGGTGGAATAGGTTAAGTTAACAGGAGGTGGCGGCAACACGGTAACGGTTTGGGTTGTTGTTTTTTGACCATAATAAGGTGAACTAACAGTTAGGGTAACGGTATAGTTCGTGGCAGTGCTTACCAGCGCAGAATAAGTATGGGTCACCGTACCCGCCTGGGTCGTATTGAACGGTGCTGTCCCATCCCCAAAGTTCCATTGGTAATTCACGCCGCTACCATAGCAGCCATCAACAGCGCTATTGGTAAAAACAACCGGCGTGGTATTATAAATATTACCGGTGGTGCTTACCGTAAATGCAGAACTGAAATTTTGTATGTCAGTCGATAAAATGTACAAATTCTTTTGCAAGATATTCCTGTCCTGATCAAAACTATATAATGTCCTGCCCCATTGGTCATTGGAGTAATACACAGATACGCCATTGGTGTTGGTTGCTGCAATCTTATAGTGCGTGGTGACATCATAATTCATGGTATTCACCGTCGCATTTTCGGGGTAAAAAAGCACATCATCCACGGAAACATTTACCGAACAGCTAACCTTTGTAGTAAAGCTCGGTGTCATATTATTAACCGGTATTTTCCACTCATAATAGGTCCAGGTATTATTTCCGGCCACCGGCTCAGTATAAGTGTAGGTTTGGCTGCCGGTGGTAGTCAGCGCGATCACCACATTACCAGCGGCCGCTGTATTTAACCATACTGAAAAAACATAATTATTGGCCTGGACATTTTTAGAAGTCTGGGCATTGAGCCATTGGGATGTACCCAAGCCAATGGATTTTGCACTATGGCTGCCATTAGGAGAGAAACCACCGTCAGGGTTACCCGCAACGGTAAATGCATGACTATTATCAAAAGCGTTATCAAAATCGTTAAAGCTGACCTCGGCAGCAGCCGCATTTTTAATAGTCACCAAAGGCTGATGAGTACCATATGTTGCAATAACTCCATTAACATGCTGATGGGCATCATCTGCGGTTTGCAATACACCAGCGCCATCGTATGCAGTATAATTGGCTGCTGCAAAGTACCGGTTATCCCAGCTGAAAATACCTGACGCGATAGTAGATGGCTGAAAATTAGTAATACCGTCGGGCGCAATCAATTTGAGAGATTGGGCCGGCAGGTAAAATGTATTGGCACCTGAGGTGAACGTACCGAATTTGGTGAGCGCTCCACTGATGGTATTGGTAATCCCACCACGCTGCACCTGCTGGTAGGTCTCAACCGGCGTATTGATGTTTAATTGCTGTAAGTGATAGATAGCGGCAGTCGGGGCATCACCGCCTGAAGTAGCCGTTGCGTAGTCTTTGGTATATTTGATCTGTGTGGTCAGGATGCTGTTGTCGCTGTTGGTCACCTGCGTCTGGGTGGGCAGCTTATGGCCGGTTCCGGCATAAGTATAGCTCACCGAACTCTGCCTTGCCTGGCTAAGTGTGGGCGAATCAAACACTTTTTGGGTTTGGGTACTGATCAGTTCGCTTGTTGCCGCGTAGATATTGTATTTCGCATAAGCTTTCACCCCGTTATTGTCATCGAATTTAAAAGCTGTAACCGTTAAAGGTGCCCCTGTACGCTGGTAGGCGTAATTTGTTTCACTTACCTCTGTTCCGGTCTCGTTATAATTGATCACTTTTTGTATCAGCCCCCTTTCCATATCATAGTTGGCAGCAGGCGGAAAGGGATAAGTATAAATATCGTTTTTTATGGGCCCATAGGACGCACAGGTGGGTCTGGCCATATTGGTTATAGTCGGGCTCCATTCTGCCGTAGTACAGGAGCCACATCCCGGGATTGCACTGTTATCCCATTCTGTGGCCGGAACATAATATTGATAAAGGGTGGAACCGGCACCTGTCCTGCTTTCTTTGACGTAACCATACATGACGGTGTGGTCATCATTGGACAGATCAGTTATTGAAATGGCCGTTGCATTATTCCATAAAGTATTGCCTGTCGCTGTACCGGTATAGGGAATTGTGAAGGCAAAAACGGGTAAAGTAACGGCTTTCCCGCTGGATTTACCTGTGACCGGGTTTAAATAACCGTAATTGCGTACCATATCATGCGCTGTACTTATACCATCATTATCGGTGATTTTTTTTACCCGGATGCCATTCCCATAGGAAATTGTATTGGAGGGTATGTCCAGATAATCATTGGGTTCATATGTCAAAGTGGTGGTTCCTCCCTGTGCATTGATAATGGTAGCCAAAGAACCCGTCGTTATTGTAGTCGGGTCCACATATTTTCCGGTGACGCCGACAAAGTTGGTATAATCAGGTCCTGCTGCGTTGGGGTAAGTATAGTTGGTATATCTCGGGTAAGCCGTATTGGCGGGATTAACATACACAAACGGGATCGGTGACGTCGAGTTATTCGTATTATAATAACCCCAATAGTCGTAACGGTTTGTCGATGAATCAGGCAGTGTGGTCTGATAATTGAAAATATTTCCCGTGGAATTGGTCTCTCCATAATAGCTGAACTTATAATTGACCGGTGAATTGCAGCCGATATCTTTAAAATCGCGCAGGAAATTTCGGTAATAACCGGTGTTATCCTGTTTTATAAAAACGACCGGACTGTAGTCGAACTTGAAATTCCGGCCTGCACCAGTGATATTGGTCACATAGGGAATATTCGTTCCACCATTTCCAATTACATAGGTGTCCCAACTTAAAGCAAGGTTATCACCACCCCCGCTTATGGAATAGACCGTTTGAAGATTTATAGTTTGTTGCGTTAAATACTGAACGGAACCAGTGGTAGATCCTGCAATATAGAGGGTAACCGGATCAGTGCTTCCCCTGGGAGTTCCCCCGCCATATCCTAAAGTTATGGCATTACCATTGGCATCCTTTATACTGGTCAGGTGCCAATTATCATAAAAATCAATACCATGCTGGTATTGATAATAGGTGGTCTTTAAATAGACAGGAGGGGTAGTAGAGCCTGTTGGCAGAACGGTCGTTTGTGTGATCTTGTCCGGGCTGGCAAAAGTATAGGTTATACCTTTATCATTAATGATTGTGAACGAAGTTATAGCGCCCCCCAGGTTACCGGTTCCGCTATTCTGCGTATAGGTAATTTTCAGGTCCTGATAGGAAAGCAAACGGATTTGATGGTTGCCGTCAAATATAAACTGACAAGATAACCCAGGCGCATTGACATTAAAAACATCCGGTTCGGTATCCGTAGTATAATTAAAATTGGCATTGATATAGTTGATATCAGTGATCTCATCGGAGCAGGTGGCGGTATTATTATCATTAGCTATGGAAAAAGCATTGATCTTAGCCGGGGCCGTATTGCTGCTGCTCAACCATCCTAGGGAGCTAATACCGCTATTATCCTGGGTTACGTCATCGGGGAGCCCTCTCAATTGCCGGCTGATCTGCCCTCCGGCCTGTAAGGTCCAATTCATGCCAGCCGAGCTTTCTACGTCCTTGGGTTTTACACCGGTTGCATTATATACCAGGCTGATCGGTAAGGAGACCTGTCCGCTGCTGATCGTGTAGACAGGGATAACTACATTACCCGTTCCGGTTAGCGGATTAACGCTTACCTGGCTTTGTGCGGAGACGATGAATTGGCTAAATAAGAAAACGGAAGTAAAAAAGTAAAATAAACTTTTTTTCATATGTTAAATGGCGATAAGTTTAGGAATAACCCGATGGTAACCTGGTATTTAAAGGCTATTTTTAAAAAAAACAAACCTATCAATTATAGTAATATTATCTGATTTTATATAAGATGAAACAGTTTATTTTTAATTAAGCGATATTTTCCAAAAACTGGGCTCGAACCGCAGTTGTCGATTAAAATAAATGATAATTAATGTGCAAACGTTTGCGTGGTTCATATCTTCATAAAAGATCCAGGATTGGAAAGATCAAAAGATCGTAAAAGAATTCTATATACCATTTAAATCACCGATTGTTATCAACTGCAAATCGCTGATGGAGTGACTTATCCGGTTGTGCGCAAATGTTATCCATATTGTATCCTATACCGGGAGCAAAAGCGGTCTTCAATAAGATCGACAGTCCGCATTCCCCAAAACAGCATATTGATGGATATCCTCTAATTTTGTAAAGTCATTGGCCCAAGGGCCAATGACTTTACTTTTACTAGCCGACAAGTCAAGGAGCTCAGCCCTTTCGAAAGTCCAAAGTATCCATAAAGCCTCCCGAACACGGCCTATCCGATCATCGATCAGGCAATTATTTACCCCAATTCACCTCTGCAAGTGGTCTCGGCATCGCATCGAAAATGGTTTGCCTTTTCTGGTCAAGCGGCAATTGGTTCAGACGGCCATAACGGCGCATATCTATCCAGCGGTGTCCTTCATAAAAAAGACTATACCTGCGCTGTTTTAATAATTCGTCAATCAAAGCCTCTTTAGTAAGCACTCCGGTATAAACCGGCCGGCTCCCCGCCTGAGTGCGGACGATATTTAGGGCATTTACCGCGTTTTGATATTGCCCCAGCTGTATCATACATTCTGCATAGATAAGGATTAATTCCTCATTTCGAATGATCGATATAGGTGTCAAATTAGTTGGATAAAGGGCGACATCATATGAACCCGAAATACCAACCAGATTTGCGGCTGAGCTACGTAATGCTACTTTATTCAACCGGGCATCGCCGGGTTCGGCATCCGCAACAAAAGCATTGTTCGCCACTACGGTAACCGCATTGTTAAGAGGCTGATACAAAGGATTGAGCGCATCCGGTGCCACACCCCAGTTAAATACAGGCCCTGTTGTTAAGGGGCCGTCGATTTTGAAAAAGGAAGCATTCAAATCATCCAGTGCAATTTGCCAGTTCTGCTGGTAGATATCCACGCGGGCTGCAACTGCCCGGTTGAACTGAAGAAAAGTAAGGGGCGTATCAAATCCAGCAAAACCAGAAGGCGCATTGAACATAAAAGCATTTCCTGCTTGTTTGAGTTGATTGGCTGCTGTATCAAGTAAAGCCTTAATCGATGTAAGGCCTGCCGCATAGGACACAAATGGTCCTGGATTTAAATAATCAGAGAGGTCCGTACGGATGCCATTTTTGCCCTGCATATTGAGAATATGGAGCATTTCAAAGGCAATAACGGTATTGGAGAATCCTTCCACACCCAGTTTTTCCTGCGCATTTATCGAATTGGTGTTAAGCGCTGACTGTTTCAGAATAGCTGCCGTCTGGCGGGCACTGCTGAACGAAAAATAATAACCATTATAAAATGCCCCGGGGTCAAGCGCACCGTTAAGACCGGCCAACTCATTTACCCACCTGGTTTCCGATTCATTGATCACATAGACTTCACGTCCAAGTGTCCCGGCAACCTTGCAGTAAGATTCGTAACTGCTCGTTCCGTTACCTGGATTTGTATTGTACCCGGTTCTCATGGCAGAAAAAGTGCCGATAGCTAATTGTGTAATTTGACCACGAGTCGCGTTTTTCAGCACGGTTGAAAGTTCGGCACCGTTTGGATTAGGAATCTCCGGGTTATTGAAAACTTTATTACAGGCGAATATCGTCAGTAGCCACATGATACAGGTAGCAGCGACAAGTTTGTTTTTAATTGGTGTCATTGTTAATTTTTTTAAAGTAAAATCAATTGATTGGGAAATCAGAAATCTACACCGAGGTGGAACAATACCCGTTTGGTATAGGGAGCGCTGACAATATCATAATTACTCCCTACCGAGGTTTGACCAAAGGCAGATACTTCAGGGTCCAGACCCGTATATTTGGTAATGGTGAGCAGGTTATTTCCGGAAACGCCGAGGCGCATTCCTTTGATAAAGTTGCCAAACATTCTTTGCAGCTGATATTTGTCAACCGTATAGTTCAATGCGATCTCCCTCAACTTCAGATAACTGGCGGGTTCGATAAAATATCCGGCTGTCAGCCCTATTTGTCTGGCAAGGCCGGTAGGTATTGCAGGTCCGGGAATCCTGTTTCCAGAGGCATCGAAATGTGTCGGAACCATCCAGTCCGCGCTTTGCCCACCTTCGTCCTGTTGGAACCTGGTGAAATTACTTACATAGCTTTTATAACTCCAGTGCAGCAGAAATGACAATTCGAAGTTTTTTAAAAAATCTATTTTATTATAACTCGTCAATTGAAATTTGGGTTGTGCATCACCATATTTGGTCAGGGTACCATCCGGTTTTACAGGGGTTCCCACGAATTCGGTCGGAGATTGTCCAACACGCAATTCATTAAATCCATAAAGCGCACCCAGATTTGGTCCCGCAGCAGAAGGTGGAATGATTAGCCGGGTGATCAGGCTGCGGTTATACCAGTAATTCAATATGGTGGTCCATTTAAAGTTCGGATGATTGACTGGTGTTGCACTTAAGGACAATTCAAGGCCTTTATTTTGCAGATCTCCAATAGGGTAACCCGTAATGCTGGAATAGCCCACAGAAGGCGCCAGGGTAAAAGGCTGTAATAAATTCTTCACCTTTTTATTATATAGGGTCAGTTCAAGTGTGATCAGGTTATGGAAAAAACCGAGATCTGCGCCATATTCTATTTCGCTGGCAATCTCATATTTAACCTTATCATTACCCAAGGTAATTGGTGCGGTAACCCCCAGTTGGTTTTGGTAAACCGTTGGATTTAATTGACTGAAATTACTACCAAATGCAGCCGGTCCGCCGGTTTGCCCGTAGGCCACCCGAATTTTGAACTGGTTGATCGCATTAACGTTCCAGAAATCAAATTTCGAAATATTTGCAGCCAAGGCACCTTTTGGAAAGGGATAAAAAGTATTGTATGCAGTGTTAGTTGTATTTTTATCCACCCGCAACGCGGCGGTTGCAATGATGCGGTCTTTCCAGTTTACCTCATGCTGCAAGAAAGCGCCTGTATTGATCAATTGCTGAAAATAGCTATAGTTGGAACGAACCGCAGCATTTACCGGGTTGATTTGTCCGGTTTCCAGCCCCTCGCCTTGTACTGCGTTAATAGCCAGATTCTGGTTAAAACGAACCAGGCCGGCAGAGGTGGTATTGGTAAAGTCAGTACCATAAAGAGAATTCACCAATGCCAGTTGAAAGTTGGTATTGATATTTCTGTCGTTGGTAAAACGGGATGCACCCGGATAGCCGCTGATCGCATTAACCTGAGATTGTGCATCATCAGGCGCATATAATTCTGCCTCTGTCAACAGGTAATCGATCCCGCCCTGAAAACTTGCTTTGAGATGATGGTGATCCTTCTTAATGAGGGTATAATTAGTGGCAAAAGACTCGATGAAACGGTTGGTCGTTTCCTTGTTGATAAAGTCGTCAATAACGTGAAACGGATTTTCCGCGTAATATGGATTTACCGGGTAAGTTCCATCTGCATTGCGATGTATCTGTGCATAGGCGGGCAACGATGTCAGGTTGGTGCCGATGTCAACACCATTATTATCATTGTTTTCCCAGCCCCTGTTGGTGACATTATTGATGTAGTTGGAGTTAAACTGCAGATCCCAGCGATCGTTGATAGTATGGTTGATGTTGGCTCGTAGTGTAGCCCTTTTGAAACCTGTATTTTTGGTAATCCCGTCTTCGTTGTTGTAGCCTCCTGAAATATAAAATCGCGTATTGGCAGAGCCTCCGCTTAAACCCAACTGGCTATAAGTACCCAGGGCGGTGCGCCCGTAGATTTCTTTGGGGTAATTATAGATCTGACCTGCAGCTTTTGCCTTTAGATAGGCAGCAATTTCAGAGTTCTGTTGTGCCGTATCGCTGTAAAATGCCTTTATTTTGGCCACATCCCAGCTACCGTAATTTAATAGTTTTGTAGCAGAAATAGCTGCCACATCCTGGCTAAAACTGATCTTTGTTGGGCCATTGAATCCTTTTTTTGTGGTAATAATCACCACACCGGCATTTGCCAGTGTGCCGTAAATAGCAGCCGCACTTGACCCTTTCAAAACTTCCACAGACTCAATATCTTCTGCATTAATATCTGCCAAACGGTTTGCCAGATTATCCTGACCCTTGGAAATGCTGTTTGCCCCGGTAAAAGCGTTCGTTCCCCGACCTGCATCAAAACTTGAATTATTAAGAATGACCCCGTCCATGATAAACAACGGCTGAGAACTGCCGGTAATGGATGAAATTCCCCTTAACTGCATCGAAACACCGCCGCCGGGCGCACCGCTCATTTGCGTAATCGTGGCCCCAACAATCTTACCGCTGAATGCTCCATCCAGCGTCGAGGGCGTGACGGTTCCGGTAAGGCGCGCGGCGGAAAGTGACGTGACCGCATTCGCCGCATTACTCCTTTTAACATTGGTAGCCAGGCCCGAGGTGATAACTACTTCTGCCAATGCCTGGCCTACAGGATCAAGAATAACGTCCAAAGTTTTAGAAGAGCCTACTTTGATCTGCTGACTTTTGTAGCCGATATAGGTAAAAATCAGCAAATTGTCATTGCCAGTTACTTTGACGTGGTACATTCCGGAGGTGTCAGAAGTTGTGCCGTTTGTGGTACCCTTGACCCGCACGTTTACGCCCGGCAGTAACTCTCCTTTGGTAGAAGTTATCCGGCCACTGATCATCGCCTGGCCAAAAGCATTGTTTATTAAAAAGAAAGCCAAAAGTAATGTTATTGCGCTGGCCATGTTGACCTTTTTACAAGCGCTGTTTTTGGGGAAGGAAAATATCCGGAATAGAAATTTTATAATATTTTGAATTAGACGTATTTTCATAATCACTGATTAATTTTTCTGATGAAATGGTATTCTAAATGATTGATTTCAATTTTTTTTTACATGCCGTTGGGACTTGGAGGTTCGGCCCCCGTCGTTCCGTAAGCAGGATGGTAAAAAATTGCGCTGAACAGTGATCTTTTAATACACGGTCTAAGAATTGGCTTTTTCATAACCGTCAATTAATTTTCGAATAAAAAATTTTAAGATTGATAACGCGGCAAATAGGTTATCGTAGCGGTAGTAAGTAATTAGGGGGCTCTTTATCCATCGTGTTTAATATTTAAGGGGTTAATAAATATTCCTTGTGGAATGTGCCGCGAAGATAGATTGCCCCCTTTGAAAGAACCGTTAGAGGAAGGACAGAAATAAATTATAAATTCATTAGAAAAAAACAGTGAAATAAAGAGGCAAAATAATGGTTTGAAGCTCATTATACATTAAAGCAAAATCTGTATATGCAACTGTTACCATCAGCAAAGCAATATGGATATGATGATATCCGAAAAGGTCACGAACTTCATCGCTCGAAAACAAAGCAAAACATATTTATGCAGTGTTTCCTGCGTAAGTTTTCTGTGATTTGCCCCATGCCCAGGGTCAGAAAAGAAACAGTTAAAGAAGCAGAATAATCGTTGTTTAGTATTTTCGGAACGTAAATATTGAGCAAAGCCGCGTTACTTTGCCTTAAATTGTTTTTTAAATTTGACCTATAGACATTACAATTTCAGATGCTATTAGATATATAATTTGTGATTTACGCATAACTTTAGTTAGCGGCAATTTAATCATAATGGCGCTTTTTCATAGCGAACATCATTCAGACTATACCGTAACATCTATACCTGTGAAACACCTTCAGCGCTGCTGTTGAGCATTGCCAAAAATAATCTT encodes:
- a CDS encoding PKD domain-containing protein → MKKSLFYFFTSVFLFSQFIVSAQSQVSVNPLTGTGNVVIPVYTISSGQVSLPISLVYNATGVKPKDVESSAGMNWTLQAGGQISRQLRGLPDDVTQDNSGISSLGWLSSSNTAPAKINAFSIANDNNTATCSDEITDINYINANFNYTTDTEPDVFNVNAPGLSCQFIFDGNHQIRLLSYQDLKITYTQNSGTGNLGGAITSFTIINDKGITYTFASPDKITQTTVLPTGSTTPPVYLKTTYYQYQHGIDFYDNWHLTSIKDANGNAITLGYGGGTPRGSTDPVTLYIAGSTTGSVQYLTQQTINLQTVYSISGGGDNLALSWDTYVIGNGGTNIPYVTNITGAGRNFKFDYSPVVFIKQDNTGYYRNFLRDFKDIGCNSPVNYKFSYYGETNSTGNIFNYQTTLPDSSTNRYDYWGYYNTNNSTSPIPFVYVNPANTAYPRYTNYTYPNAAGPDYTNFVGVTGKYVDPTTITTGSLATIINAQGGTTTLTYEPNDYLDIPSNTISYGNGIRVKKITDNDGISTAHDMVRNYGYLNPVTGKSSGKAVTLPVFAFTIPYTGTATGNTLWNNATAISITDLSNDDHTVMYGYVKESRTGAGSTLYQYYVPATEWDNSAIPGCGSCTTAEWSPTITNMARPTCASYGPIKNDIYTYPFPPAANYDMERGLIQKVINYNETGTEVSETNYAYQRTGAPLTVTAFKFDDNNGVKAYAKYNIYAATSELISTQTQKVFDSPTLSQARQSSVSYTYAGTGHKLPTQTQVTNSDNSILTTQIKYTKDYATATSGGDAPTAAIYHLQQLNINTPVETYQQVQRGGITNTISGALTKFGTFTSGANTFYLPAQSLKLIAPDGITNFQPSTIASGIFSWDNRYFAAANYTAYDGAGVLQTADDAHQHVNGVIATYGTHQPLVTIKNAAAAEVSFNDFDNAFDNSHAFTVAGNPDGGFSPNGSHSAKSIGLGTSQWLNAQTSKNVQANNYVFSVWLNTAAAGNVVIALTTTGSQTYTYTEPVAGNNTWTYYEWKIPVNNMTPSFTTKVSCSVNVSVDDVLFYPENATVNTMNYDVTTHYKIAATNTNGVSVYYSNDQWGRTLYSFDQDRNILQKNLYILSTDIQNFSSAFTVSTTGNIYNTTPVVFTNSAVDGCYGSGVNYQWNFGDGTAPFNTTQAGTVTHTYSALVSTATNYTVTLTVSSPYYGQKTTTQTVTVLPPPPVNLTYSTNTTGGGISSVTLSNSSNTYTFNTGQLNGASIAAGTYNVTIYTVGGLYNPDTGKGWKYVGYIDQNNTSNGGCFTYSSAGNSTGYSFSFNFIAGHTINFKTDNTSCTYGQ
- a CDS encoding DUF6443 domain-containing protein: MNKKIYLTLFTLILTAGCLQAVAQGIGFIQQEVVKVAGVTTDAQLSALTLSQKQTTRVYYDGMGRPLQSVAVQASPNQNDIIQPVAYDNLGRQTIGYLPYAGNSTDTAGSYRSTAISTAQPNFYNQTSQYLIATDASPYAQQVFENSPLQRVLQSGMAGNGFQPTVSGNHYKTVSYRFNSASDGNILVWNPDGSFTAGTYYANNTLAVTDGKDEDNTETVSFTDIAGRVILKRQVLSSGNLDTYYVYNYAGMLSYTIPPLAVNKLAANSYNLTTAPLINLVFHYVYDNMGRLVEKTVPAQSKVLTIYDPYNRPVLLQDSNMRINNQWNYIKYDVKGRMVSQGIYADATHIGRVAMQAWVSANYGTNWYESRSTVLSTGYYTNVAFPTSNTFALAYAYYDDYDIDMDGTPNFSYSAQGLPGEGTATTAAVKDMPTMTLMFDIGPGIVAGTWMTRATFYDKRGNPIQTQSNNHLNFTNILTLTDKSTTVPDFTGVPQVTKVSKQTGASTTITVQTSFTYDHRNRITSVSQAYNGGSSSVVAAYTYNELGQVIKKGLGQVSGSTYLQNVDMRYNIRGQLLSINNSKLSNDAGVTNSDANDVFGLQLLYDQTDANLGNTAYYNGKVSAVKWMSKDGGGTNSYERAFRYYYDALNRDTAAIYAERTTASTGAFTTTHGWDEDRISYDQNGNILSLYRNSAMQGAGTHTGIDNLAYTYSSTNPNQLLSVTDGTGASYTGAGFRNLTGGTGNYTYDGNGNLTSDPYKGFAGISHNVLNRTERIYFSSSANRYIDYSYNMDGTLLRKRQYDNVGGVATLQATTDYIDGFVYLNGTLQYFAMPEGRVLNNGGTLSREYTIADQQGNVRVTFDNTGTGGIAKVRQENSYYAFGLIMPGSTVATPTNDNKNLYNGGSEWQSDFGNLPDYYQTFYRSYDAALGRWTGVDPMAESAESMTGYQYAGNSPMMNNDPMGNLLRQDDDSRVSGPNAFAAQNQASSDAWIYGGGGDGGGGGAGNIYGAFWQSALSFSQDVIDGMNTGSSITHLGFSGNDFRTAAAIENQVGLSMGAQLVLDGDGSVRIDQQSMYASTGFANSGNVSTSLNGTSYGGGITTRFGTFWVDFHKTTYLDGNDVLWGVSFNIKFNSAPGKEFFSYQWIQTISDNLNGKYYDINKYDGFSNYPFYYTQSQLEGEAKFNNATSFFEDNPASSVRSRIFSAETTLVGVTSNGFIFDIGTFTWGYRQQGSSVFFNPFDYHFSMTPSQTQKNIIFNYNNPPIK
- a CDS encoding RagB/SusD family nutrient uptake outer membrane protein, with the protein product MTPIKNKLVAATCIMWLLTIFACNKVFNNPEIPNPNGAELSTVLKNATRGQITQLAIGTFSAMRTGYNTNPGNGTSSYESYCKVAGTLGREVYVINESETRWVNELAGLNGALDPGAFYNGYYFSFSSARQTAAILKQSALNTNSINAQEKLGVEGFSNTVIAFEMLHILNMQGKNGIRTDLSDYLNPGPFVSYAAGLTSIKALLDTAANQLKQAGNAFMFNAPSGFAGFDTPLTFLQFNRAVAARVDIYQQNWQIALDDLNASFFKIDGPLTTGPVFNWGVAPDALNPLYQPLNNAVTVVANNAFVADAEPGDARLNKVALRSSAANLVGISGSYDVALYPTNLTPISIIRNEELILIYAECMIQLGQYQNAVNALNIVRTQAGSRPVYTGVLTKEALIDELLKQRRYSLFYEGHRWIDMRRYGRLNQLPLDQKRQTIFDAMPRPLAEVNWGK